From the genome of Paraburkholderia sp. ZP32-5:
CTACGAAAATAGCCAGCTCGATGTCGCCAACTATCGCAACCAGACTTTCTCGCTCGGCGGTACGTACTGGCTGACACCGGAATGGCAGTTTCTTGCATCGACGTGGCTTGACAAGCTCAAGCATCCTGGACCAAATGGCGACGGTACGCGATTCACTACCGGCCTCGTGCTCGATTACTTCCTGAGCAAACGGACCGACGTGTATACCGAAGTGGATTACACGAAACTCAGCGGTGGCTGGGTGCAACTCGCGAACAACACGGCGCTCGGTTCGGCCAGCCTGTACGGCAACAACAACCGGCTCGGAGTCATGGTCGGCCTGCGTCACCGGTTCTGATGAAACAAGCAAGGAGAAGGCGTGAACGAGGAATGGACGGCCGGTGCGCACGCACCAAAGCCGCGTGGCTTTAACCGCGATTACTACGGCGGGGCGCTGCTGATCCTGCTGGGCCTGTATGCGGTGGCAGCCGGGCGGCAGTACAGCGTCGGCACGCTATCGGCGATGGGTCCGGGTTTTTTTCCCGTCGTGCTCGGTGTGCTGATGGCATTGCTCGGCGTGATCGTCGCGATCCAGGGCGCGCGGGGCGGTCAGGCGAGCCGCGGCAGCGTGGCGGCGATGCAATGGCGCGGCTGGGGCTGCATCGTGCTGAGCATCGTCGCCTTCGTCGTGATCGCGCGATACGGCGGCTTCGTGCCGGCGACCTTCGCGATCGTCTTCATCTCCGCGCTGGGCGACCGGCGCAATTCGGTTCGGGACGCCGCGTTGCTGGCCGCGGCGATTTGCGTGGTTTGCGTCGTGGTGTTCTGGTGGGCGCTGCAATTGCAATTTCCGTTGTTTGCATGGGGGTGAGCCATGATTGCTCATACGTTGGCTGATCTCTGGCAGGGTTTCGGCGTCGCGCTGACGCCGCATAACCTGATGTGGTCGTTCTTCGGCGTGCTGGTCGGTAACCTGATCGGCGTGCTGCCTGGCATGGGCGCGCTGTCCGCGATTTCGATCCTGCTGCCGCTCACTTATACGATGCAGCCGGTCGCGGCGATCCTGATGCTCGCCGGCATTTTCTACGGCTCGCAGTACGGCGGCGCGATCGGCGCGATCCTGCTCAATCTGCCGTGCCATCCGCCGCATGCGGTGACATGTCTCGACGGCTATCCGATGACGAAAGCCGGGCGCGGCGGCACTGCGCTCGGCATCACGATGGTGTCGTCGTTTTTCGCTGCGTCGGTCGGGATTGTCGTGATGGTGTTCGCGTCGCCGCTGCTCGTCAGCGTGTCGTTCAAGTTCGGTCCGCCGGAGCTGTTTTCGATCATGCTGCTGGGCCTCGTGGCGGGCGGTACGCTGTCGCGCGGCTCGGCCGTCAAGGGCGTCGCGATGACGGTGTTCGGCTTGCTGGTCGGCATCGTCGGCACCGATGTGAACAGCGGCGTGCAGCGCTTCACGTTCGGCTTCGCGGAGTTGTCGGATCGCGTCGAACTGGTTGCGCTCGCACTCGGACTCTTCGGTGTCACGGAGTTTCTGCGCAACGTGAACGGCATGGAAGTCGTCGCCCGGCCGAAACTGCGGTTTCGCGACATGCGGCCAAGCCGCGCGGAGTTGAAGCAGGCGTTCATGCCGATGGTGCGCGGCACGCTGGTCGGCACGCTGTTCGGTGCGATGCCCGGCACGGGACCGACCGTGACGACGTTCGTTGCCTATGCACTCGAAAAGAAAGTGCATAAGCGCGGCGAGCATTTCGGGCAGGGCGAATTGGCGGGTGTCGCGAGTCCCGAAGCCGCGTCGCACTCGAAGACGCAGGTCGACTTCATTCCGACGATGAGCCTCGGCATCCCCGGAGATTCGGTGATGGCGCTAATTCTCGGCGCACTGCTGATTCAGGGCATCCAGCCCGGTCCGTTGCTGATCACCGAACACGCCGATCTGTTCTGGGGTTTGATCGCGAGCTTCTGGATCGGCAACCTGATCCTGGTCGGCCTGAACGTGCCGCTGATCGGCCTGTGGGTCAAGCTGCTGCAAGTGCCGTATCGGTTGATGTTTCCGGCGGCGCTGTTCTTCATCGCGGTGGGCGTCTACAGCACCAACAACAGCCTGTTCGAAGTCGGCGAAGTGCTGGTGTTCGGTTTGATCGGCGTGGTGTTTTCGGTGCTCGGCTTTTCCGTGGCGCCAATCATGCTGGGCTACGTGCTGGGTCCGATGGTCGAGGAGAATTTCCGCCGCGCATTGCTGTTGTCGCGCGGCAATCTGTCGGTGTTCGTGTCGCATCCGATCAGCGCGACGTTTCTCGGCATCGCGGCATTCCTGATCGTCGCGCAAGCGGGCTTCGCGCTGTGGCGAGCTTGCCGTGGGCGAAGCGGCCCGGTGATTCCGCCCGCGCGTGGCGATCTCGGCGACGCAGCCGTGCAACTCGACGATTGAGGCACCGATGCGACTGAACGAACTCCGCGCTTCGCGTCCCGAATACGACGACGCGTTGCATGACACCGCGCACGTGCTCGACATGCTGAACATCGAGCGGCTCGGGTCGGCGCATTTTCGCGGCTCGGCGAACAGCGGCCGGCCGCGCATCTTCGGCGGCCTGCTCGTCGCCCAGGCGCTGATGGCCGCGTCGAAAACCACCACGCGGCGCCCGCACGTACTGCACGCGATGTTCGTCGATGCGGGGCGCGAAGGGAGTATCGACTACGCGGTCGAAACGCTGCGCGACGGCGGCACGTTCACGTCGTGCCGCGTCGCGGCGAGCCAGGGTGGCCGCACGATCTTTCAGATGTTCGCGTCGTTTCAGGACGACGAGCCTGGTCTCGCGCACCAGACGCCATTTCCGCTATCGCCGGAAGAGAGCATGGCGGGCGACGCGTGCGAGATCGACAACACCGACCTCGTTGCATGGGGCCCGCGCTGGAAGCACGAAGCCGAACTCGCAGGTACGAGGTTTTACCGCGCGCCGGTCGAGTTTTTCACGTCCGGCTGGGACCCTTATGAAAACGACCGGCCAGGCGTCGAGCGTCACATCCTGACGCGCACGCCGATCGCCTTGCCGGCCGAGCGCGGCTTGCACGACGCGTTATTTGCCTACCTGTCCGACTATTGCCTGCTGTTCGCCGCGTTGCAGCCGCACGGCATCGGACGCTCGGACAAACGCCTGCAACGCGCGAGCCTCGATCATTCGATCTGGTTTCATCGCCCGTTACGCGCCGACGAGTGGCTGTTCCATCAGATGACGAGTCCGAGCGCATCGGGCGGCCGCGGACTGAGTCAGTCGGCCGTCTACGACCTCGCCGGCAACCGCGTCGCGACCGTCATGCAGGAAGCGCTGATCCGATTGCGCTGATTGCGCTAATGCGGCACGCCCGAGCCGATTTCCTTCAACCGATACGAGAATTCCCATGCCCCGTTTTGCCGCCAATCTGTCGATGATGTTCGCCGAGGTGCCGTTTCTCGACCGTTTCGACGCCGCCGCGAAAGCCGGCTTCAAGGCCGTCGAGTTTCAGTTCCCGTACCCATTCGCGGTGAGCGAGATTCGTCAACGCCTCGACGCCAATGGACTCACCGTGATACTGCACAACTTTCCCGCCGGTGATTGGGCCGCGGGCGAGCGCGGCCTGACGTGCCTGCCTGCGCGCGTGCAGGACTTCCGCGACGGCGTGGCACGCGCGCTCGAATACGCGGTGCCGCTCGGCGTCGAACGTCTGAACTGTCTGTCGGGGATCGCGCCGGCCGGCGAAGAGCCGGCGCGTGTGTGGGCGACGCTCACGGACAACCTGCGCTACGCGGCGCAGCAGGCGGCGAGCGCGGGCATTCGCGTGATGGTCGAAGCCTGTAATAGCCGCGATATTCCGGGCTTCCTGCTCGATACGTCGGCGCGCGCGATCCAGGCGATCGACGACGCGGGCGCGGCCAACCTCTGGCTGCAATATGACATCTATCACATGCAGCGCGCCGAAGGCGAACTGGCGGCGACGATCGAACGGCTGCTGCCGCGCATCGGCCATATTCAGGTCGCCGACAATCCGGGCCGGCATCAGCCGGGCACCGGTGAAATCAACTACCCGTTCCTGTTCGACAGGCTCGACAAGATCGGCTACGACGGCTGGGTCGCGGGCGAATACAACCCGCAAGGTCCGACAGCCGACGGCCTCGGCTGGTGCTTCGGTCAGCGCTGATCTCGAACCCCCAACCGCAACCTCTGCCGCATCACCTCAGCTTTCCGCATCCGGATACGGATGCCCGAGTAACGCGGTGATTTCACGGGCCGCCCGCTTCACGAGCGGCTCGAATTCCTCTTTCATCCGCTCGGACGGCATCGTGCACACGATCGCCGCTTCGATCCGGCCGTTCGCACCGAACACCGGCGCGCCGATACCGGCGAGTTGCGGCGCACGGTCGCCGGACAGGATCACCGACTGCTCGCGCCGGATCCGCTTGTACATCGCCCCCTTGCCGCCGAGATACGCGGACAGCACCCGGCCGCCCGCGCCGCGATCGAGCGGCAATACATCGCCGACATTCTGGTGATCGCGCACCGGCTGCGGTGAATCCACGCGAAACAGACACACGCGCTTGTCGCCCTGCGGCACGTAATAGGCCGCGCTTTCAGCGGTTTCCTTGACCAGCCTGCGCATCACCGGCATCACGACGTCACCTAGCGAGAACGTCGATGCGTAGACATGGTGCATCCGCGCAATCGCCGGCCCGAGCCGGTACAGCCCATCCCCAGTGCGTACCACGAGCCCCGCGTGTTCGAGCGAAGCGAGCAGCCGCAGCACCGTGCTCTTGTACATCTGCGTGCGCTCCGACAGCTCCATCAGCCCGACTTCGGGCTCGCTGACGGAGAACACTTCGAGCAGCGACAGCGCGCGGTCGACCGCGGCGACGCCGCCGTCCGCCGCATTGAGGTCGGCGACCGATGGTTGATTTGGCTTGCGTGGCATCCGCTGTTGAACCTCCCTGTGGAAAGAACGTATTTTATCTTCGATCGGATTTTCATTATAATAGAACATGATTCTATCTTTTGAAACGCCGTTCGGCATGCTGGATCGGTATGCGGTCGGAAGGCGAAAGGAGTGTGGATGGCTGGGCCGTTGAATGGAGTGCGGGTGCTGGATCTGACGAACGTGCTGTCGGGTCCGTTTTGCTGTCATCAGCTCGCGCATATGGGCGCCGAGGTCATCAAGATCGAAACGCCCGGCAGCGGCGATCTCGCGCGCCAGCTCGGCGCGGACCCGCAACTGAACCGCGCGAAGATGGGCGTGTCGTTTCTCGCGCAGAACGCCGGCAAGCAGTCGGTCACGATCAACCTGAAGAGCGAAGAGGGCAAGGAGGTGTTCCGGCGCCTCGTGAAAACGGCCGACGTGGTGGTCGAAAACTATCGGCCCGGTGTGATGCAGCGGCTCGGTTTCGATTTCGACACGCTGAAGACCTTGCAGCCGGAGCTGGTGTATTGTGCGATTTCCGGGTTCGGCCAGCAAGGCGAGTTGCGCGAGCTGCCCGCCTACGACCAGATCATTCAGGGCATGTCGGGCGTGATGAGCATCACTGGCGATGAAGCGGCCGCGCCGTTGCGCGTCGGCTATCCGATTGCGGATACGATCGGCGGCATTACCGCGGCGTTTGCGATCGCGGCCGCACTCGCGCGGCAGCCACGGCGCGAAGCGACGTTCATCGACGTATCGATGCTCGAAGCCACGCTCGCGACGATGGGCTGGGCCGTATCGAACTATCTGATCGCCGGTCAGCAGCCGAAGCCGATGGGCAATGAGAACATCACCGCGAGCCCGTCGGGCGCATTCCGTACCG
Proteins encoded in this window:
- a CDS encoding tripartite tricarboxylate transporter TctB family protein; the protein is MNEEWTAGAHAPKPRGFNRDYYGGALLILLGLYAVAAGRQYSVGTLSAMGPGFFPVVLGVLMALLGVIVAIQGARGGQASRGSVAAMQWRGWGCIVLSIVAFVVIARYGGFVPATFAIVFISALGDRRNSVRDAALLAAAICVVCVVVFWWALQLQFPLFAWG
- a CDS encoding tripartite tricarboxylate transporter permease, with the translated sequence MIAHTLADLWQGFGVALTPHNLMWSFFGVLVGNLIGVLPGMGALSAISILLPLTYTMQPVAAILMLAGIFYGSQYGGAIGAILLNLPCHPPHAVTCLDGYPMTKAGRGGTALGITMVSSFFAASVGIVVMVFASPLLVSVSFKFGPPELFSIMLLGLVAGGTLSRGSAVKGVAMTVFGLLVGIVGTDVNSGVQRFTFGFAELSDRVELVALALGLFGVTEFLRNVNGMEVVARPKLRFRDMRPSRAELKQAFMPMVRGTLVGTLFGAMPGTGPTVTTFVAYALEKKVHKRGEHFGQGELAGVASPEAASHSKTQVDFIPTMSLGIPGDSVMALILGALLIQGIQPGPLLITEHADLFWGLIASFWIGNLILVGLNVPLIGLWVKLLQVPYRLMFPAALFFIAVGVYSTNNSLFEVGEVLVFGLIGVVFSVLGFSVAPIMLGYVLGPMVEENFRRALLLSRGNLSVFVSHPISATFLGIAAFLIVAQAGFALWRACRGRSGPVIPPARGDLGDAAVQLDD
- a CDS encoding acyl-CoA thioesterase, with the protein product MRLNELRASRPEYDDALHDTAHVLDMLNIERLGSAHFRGSANSGRPRIFGGLLVAQALMAASKTTTRRPHVLHAMFVDAGREGSIDYAVETLRDGGTFTSCRVAASQGGRTIFQMFASFQDDEPGLAHQTPFPLSPEESMAGDACEIDNTDLVAWGPRWKHEAELAGTRFYRAPVEFFTSGWDPYENDRPGVERHILTRTPIALPAERGLHDALFAYLSDYCLLFAALQPHGIGRSDKRLQRASLDHSIWFHRPLRADEWLFHQMTSPSASGGRGLSQSAVYDLAGNRVATVMQEALIRLR
- the hyi gene encoding hydroxypyruvate isomerase, translated to MPRFAANLSMMFAEVPFLDRFDAAAKAGFKAVEFQFPYPFAVSEIRQRLDANGLTVILHNFPAGDWAAGERGLTCLPARVQDFRDGVARALEYAVPLGVERLNCLSGIAPAGEEPARVWATLTDNLRYAAQQAASAGIRVMVEACNSRDIPGFLLDTSARAIQAIDDAGAANLWLQYDIYHMQRAEGELAATIERLLPRIGHIQVADNPGRHQPGTGEINYPFLFDRLDKIGYDGWVAGEYNPQGPTADGLGWCFGQR
- a CDS encoding IclR family transcriptional regulator; the protein is MPRKPNQPSVADLNAADGGVAAVDRALSLLEVFSVSEPEVGLMELSERTQMYKSTVLRLLASLEHAGLVVRTGDGLYRLGPAIARMHHVYASTFSLGDVVMPVMRRLVKETAESAAYYVPQGDKRVCLFRVDSPQPVRDHQNVGDVLPLDRGAGGRVLSAYLGGKGAMYKRIRREQSVILSGDRAPQLAGIGAPVFGANGRIEAAIVCTMPSERMKEEFEPLVKRAAREITALLGHPYPDAES
- a CDS encoding CaiB/BaiF CoA transferase family protein, translated to MAGPLNGVRVLDLTNVLSGPFCCHQLAHMGAEVIKIETPGSGDLARQLGADPQLNRAKMGVSFLAQNAGKQSVTINLKSEEGKEVFRRLVKTADVVVENYRPGVMQRLGFDFDTLKTLQPELVYCAISGFGQQGELRELPAYDQIIQGMSGVMSITGDEAAAPLRVGYPIADTIGGITAAFAIAAALARQPRREATFIDVSMLEATLATMGWAVSNYLIAGQQPKPMGNENITASPSGAFRTANGLLNIAANKQEQFEALCRVVGRPELIVDTRFSERQARLTHRFELKQELENALAAQSADAWWPLLTQAGIPSGPVLSVPDALDHPQISERGMIARFDDCPGVGRDIRVVRTGFKINGATPAVDAPPPRLSQDTQRVLTSLGFTQHEIDALRESGAI